The Triticum urartu cultivar G1812 chromosome 6, Tu2.1, whole genome shotgun sequence genome includes the window ATCGACAACAACACATGCCGCGACTGCACCCTGGTGAAGGTAAGGATCATCTGAATTCATCCTGTTCCGAGGCAAGAGACAGACAGACAAAATTTCACTCTGAGTGATCATTTCAAAATCCAAATTTGTGCACGCAACTCTATCTGCCTTATGATCAGTTAATTTCTCTGTTTCAGGTGGACAGCATGAACAAGAATGGCATTCTGCTGGAGGTGGTGCAGGTCCTGAGCGATCTTGACCTCACCATCCTGAAAGCGTACATCACCTCGGATGGCGGATGGTTCATGGATGGTAAGATGCCCTGTGCTATGCAATAGTAGTATTCAATTCCATATAGCATCATTACTCCAACTTAAATTGTCACACGGCCTTGCAATTGAGCTGTATATTGCGACAAAACGATGCAGTGTTCCATGTGCTGGATAAGCAAGGGCACAAGGTGACCGATGAGAAGACCATTCAGTACATAGAGAAGGTTTGCAAATTCCAATCACCATCCGTTTTAACTCTTAATAATTTGAGACATTCGATTGATTTCGGAATCTGTTAATTAGTTTTCCATGAAGAAGCTGAGATTATTACTCTGAAACTGAGTGGGAGCTGAATAGCTGAATTATTGTTGTTTGTTGACAGGCCTTAGGTCCGGGCAGCAACATACCGGGAGCGGCGAAGGGCAGCAATTCGCCAGGGAGATCAGTCGGGATGCACTCGATCGGCGACCACACCGCCATCGAGCTCAAGGGGCCCGACAGAACCGGCCTTCTCTCCGAGATCTTTGCCGTCCTGGCGGAGCTCCAGTGCAACGTGATGGCGGCCGAGGTGTGGACGCACAGGACGAGGGTGGCCTGCGTGGTGTACGTCAACGACGTGTCCTCGGGGCAGGCGATCGAGGACGCGTGCCGCCTGGCCGGGATCGAGGAGCGGCTGCGGCACGTGCTCCGCGGGCACGGCGGCggagacgacgacggcggcgacggcCGGGGAGCGCACACCAACTTCTCCGCCGGCTCCACCCACGTGGACCGCCGGCTGCACCAGCTGATGCACGCCGACATGGACTTGGGCGGCGACGGTGCGCCGCAGGGCCGTCCCGCGGCCGACGACGGCACGGCGGTGACCGTGGAGCACTGCGAGGAGAAGGACTACTCGGTGGTGAACGTGCGGTGCAGGGATCGGCCCAAGCTGCTGTTCGACATCGTCTGCACGCTGACGGACATGCAGTACGTCGTCTTccacgccgccgtcgcctccgAGGGCATCTACGGCGTCCAGGAGCTGTACATTCGCCGCAAGGACGGGCGCACGCTGCTGAAGGACGAGGCGGAGAAGGTGACCAAGTGCCTCGAAGCGGCGATCTCCAGAAGAGTCTCCGAGGTGGGTGGCACAGCAACAGAACTCGCTTCAGTTCTCTGGTCGACGGCGTGCTGTTTCTGACTGATGCCGGCGCGGGTTACATTGCAGGGATTCACGCTTGAGCTCTGCGGCAGGGACAGGGTGGGGCTGCTGTCGGACGTGACGAGGGTGCTCCGGGAGCACGGCCTGACGGTGACGAGGGCCGACGTGACGACGGTGGGGGAGCAGGCCGTGAACGTCTTCTACGTGCGTGACGCGTCGGGGCAGCCGGTGGACATGAAGACCATCGAGGGCCTCCGGGGACAGGTCGGCCAGACCGTCATGCTCAACGTCAAGAAGGTGCCCGGTGACAAGGCGCCGGAGCGGGCTGCTGGCAGCATGGCCAAGACCAGCTTCTTCTCCTTCGGCGGCCTCTTCGCCAAACTCGGAGCATAATTTCCGTCGCTGATCCTTACCGTCGTGAAAATTGTTGTAAAATGGCCACAGCTAGAGTAGTCCGTATGGCAGCTCTTGGTGTACTTTTCTCTAACAAGTTTCCCCATTTCCTCGATTTTTTCGAGCATCCGATAATCTTTCGAAGAGAGAGATAAAGGATCCTTTCCCAAGAGGGAGGAGGTGCGATGATGATGCCTATATTTTTCTCAACCCCACGTATCTTTCTTCTATTTTTTGGCACTTTCTACCTTTTCTTATTTCCTCATGATTTTCTATGGAATATAAGGGCATCTGAGCATTTTTTTTATATTTAGGGGACATTTAGTAAGTTTTCACGGTCACTGTGGACCTTCTCACGGTTATTTTGACAACCTGCCATTTTTTTTGAGTAAGTATTATCGCTCAAATGTATTGTGTGATGTAGTTGACATGGATGTTGGccatatttttcttggaagacattGGCAATTTGATGGGGATGCAACACAAGGCCAAGAAAAATATCTACTCTTCCATTTGGAACAAGAGAAGTGCAAGAGAAAAATCATTATTCAACCAAACAAAACCGATCGTCCCTCTAGGGGGCAGGGAAAAGTATGTTAACTATTTCCCACATCTCTTTTGAGTTTATGGAAGACTTGAGGAGGTAAATTTGTGTATTGGCTTATCGTGGAAGGAGAAGCAGACCCACATGTCGAAATTCTAGTAAATGCACATGTCTTATTAGAAGAATTTTAGAACATACTTCGAGAGCCGCAAGATGCCACCGATGAAAGAAATTCAACGTAGAATTGACTTAACTTCATGAGCAAGCGCTTTCTAATCTTCCTCACTACTGAATGAGTACAAAAGAGCATGATGTATTGAAAGAAAAACTGAAGGATTTTGTTGCAAAAATGCACATTTGAGGAAATATTAGCCCATGTGTTATACCAGCCATGCTCACGCCAAAGAAAGATGGATTTTGGCACTTGTGTGTGCAAAGTAGAGCCATCAACAAGATCACCATAATGTATAGATTGCCTATTCCCCGCCTGGATGATGTGTTGAATCAACTTAGTGGGGCAAGAGTGTTCACCAAGGTAGATTTAAGAAGCAAATATCACCAAATTTGCATCAAACCTGGAGATGAACGAAAAACCACCCTCAAGACAAAGGAAGGGTTGTTTGAATGGATGATCAAGCCATTTGGACTCTCGAAAGCATCAAGTACATTTATGCACCTGATGAATCAAGTTCTTTGACCCTTCTTAGCCCACTTTATTATGGTTTATTTTGATGACATCTTGATCCGCGGCAAAGATGAGGACGAACCCTTTGATCACATTTGAAGGTGTTGTGAGTTCTACAAAAAATGATCTCTACATCAACTTGAAGAAATGTATTTTCCTGCAGACGCAACTTATTTTTCTAGGACTAACACACAAAGGTATTCATGTTGATGATTCTAAGGTTGAAACAATCAGAGAATGGTCAACTCCGAAGACCATTTCTGGGGCAAGAAGTTTTCATGGCCATGCAACTTTCTGTATGAGATTTGTGAAGAATTTCAACACTATCATGACACCAATCCCCAAGTGTTTGAAGAAAGAAAGGTCCCAATGGACATAAGTGGTTGAAACCAGTTTCAATGGGATCAAGCCAAAATTATCACAAGCACCTGTCTTGGTGCTACCCGATTTCAACAAGACTATTGAGTCGGTGTGTGGTCCAAATGGAGTAGGCATTGAAGTTGTTCTATATTAAAAAAACATTGTTTTCCTAAATGAGAAGTTAAGTGAAGCTAGCAGAAGTGGAGTATCTACCAGCAAGAAATGTATACAGTTTTTCTGGCTTTAAACCTTTGGAAATCTATTTGCTACCTAAAGAGCTCATCATTTATACTGACCATCAATTCTTGAAGCATTTTAGAAATCATGTTGATCGCATGCTAGCAGGATGGGCAACATAAAGAGGTTTAACTATCTCATTGTGCGTAAATCTTGAGCAACCAATCGAGTAGCAGACGCTTTTAGTCGTCATGCATGTCTCTTGGCTTCTTCAAAAGTGATTGTTTGTGCACCTCAAGAAGTTCTCTAAGTGACAAGCTAATTAGTTAGCTCCATTCAAATGATCTTAGTGGTCATGTTAAACGAAACAAGACTATTGCTACTTGGAGGCGCATTATTATTGGCCACAACTAAATAGAAATGATAGAATATTTGTTCAACGATATGTCAAATTTGCAAAAGGCAGGTCCATAACAAAGGGGTTATACACGCCTTTACTTATTCCTATTGCCCAATGGAAGGATATCTCTATGAATTTCGTGTTGGATTTGCAAAGAACACGACAAGGGAGTGATGTTGTGTTTATtgtctgaaagtgcaactattcctgggtggttttggtaattcctaacgacatatagctcattgagcta containing:
- the LOC125513761 gene encoding ACT domain-containing protein ACR3, which translates into the protein MRPYFDPEYENFNQRINPPRVCIDNNTCRDCTLVKVDSMNKNGILLEVVQVLSDLDLTILKAYITSDGGWFMDVFHVLDKQGHKVTDEKTIQYIEKALGPGSNIPGAAKGSNSPGRSVGMHSIGDHTAIELKGPDRTGLLSEIFAVLAELQCNVMAAEVWTHRTRVACVVYVNDVSSGQAIEDACRLAGIEERLRHVLRGHGGGDDDGGDGRGAHTNFSAGSTHVDRRLHQLMHADMDLGGDGAPQGRPAADDGTAVTVEHCEEKDYSVVNVRCRDRPKLLFDIVCTLTDMQYVVFHAAVASEGIYGVQELYIRRKDGRTLLKDEAEKVTKCLEAAISRRVSEGFTLELCGRDRVGLLSDVTRVLREHGLTVTRADVTTVGEQAVNVFYVRDASGQPVDMKTIEGLRGQVGQTVMLNVKKVPGDKAPERAAGSMAKTSFFSFGGLFAKLGA